The window TGAAAGTTTGCAGGGCCTTGCCGCAATAGCGAATGAAAAAGGAATTCCTATCGTTTCGGACGAAATCTACCAGGGCCTTATCTATGGCGGAGAAGACCATAGCATCCTGGAATATACTAAAAATGCCTTTGTCCTGAATGGCTTTTCCAAACTGTATGCAATGACCGGCTGGAGACTCGGCTATATTATCTGTCCCCCGGAGTGCGTACGTGCGATTCAGAAAATTCACCAGAATTTCTTTATCTGCTCTAACTCCTTTGTTCAGGAAGCAGGCATTGAAGCCCTGAAAGGTTCCCAGGAACACGTTGCGGAGATGGTCCGGATTTATAATGTGCGTCGCCAGTACATGCTTAAAAGGCTTCTTGGCATGGGGTTTGAGGTTCGCAAAGAGCCAATGGGAGCTTTTTATGTCCTTGCTGATGCCCGCAAGTTCAGCAATGATTCTCTTGAACTGAGCCGCAGGATCCTCAATGATGCAGGTGTGGCAGTAACTCCAGGCATAGACTTTGGAAACGGGGCAGAAGGCTACCTGCGGTTTTCCTACGCTAACAGCCTGGAAAACATTGCAGAAGGCATGAACCGTCTTGAATCTTTTCTGGAAAAAGAACTTGAAGGTGAAGAATAAGAACTTCCAGAATTTGGACGTAATTGGTTTCTGCCTATTGATTTTTCCAATATATTTTTCCAATATATTTTTCCAATATATTTTTCTAATTAATTTTTCTAATTAATTTTTAATAAAGTTTTTTATTACTTCGGGAGTGCGGACAATCTATTTTTCTAATTAATTTTTGTATGAAAGTACTCTGATTTGAAAAGTCCTTTCATTTCTTCGTGCCTCTGATTTGAAGAATTTCATTTACTGGACTACTGTTTTCTCTAAATCTGTAACAGGTTAGACTCGGAGGTCTCTAAAAAAGAATATTATCAAAAAAGGATAGATCTCGAGAGAGTCGACGAGAATGTCGCTACTGGAATTAAAAAGTACTCATACAAAGCTGAGACTATTTTCCTGAAAAACAAAATTAAAGAAAATAATAAAGGTGGGGCTGGTGAGATTCGAACTCACGATCGACGGGTATCTCCGAACAACTGCTTTCACAGTTTTTCTGGTGAGCATCTATCAGTGCTCCAACGGTTCCTCATTGTCCTGCCCCGTCGGGAAAGACTCGGTAGACCCGTTGTTCATCATTTATCCGCTGGAGCCCATCGCCATGCCGGGCTAGGCCACAGCCCCTTTATGAGGATTAACAAGGATACTGACATATCTTTTCTCTTTTAAATAGTTAACGGCAAGAAATCCTGTTTTCGAGGAAAATATTTCTATTTCTTCCTCAATACATGAACAGGAAATAGATTATTCCCGCAAGGATTGCGAGCACAAATATAACAAATGAAATGTAACCAATCAGGCGAACTGCGAAATCATATACACTTACCTCACCTGTCCATTTGCCTGTTCTGCGGCGGTCAAAGTATTTCATCCATTTCTTGTCTAATTTCAAAGGCTTCAGGGCTCCCTTTTCAATTTTGTTCTATATCAGGGGCTCCACAAATAAAGTTGTTTATGTGACTCCCTGAGGTTTCGGGATGTGCGATTGCGTGAACTACCCCTCCCTAAAACTTTCGCTTAATAGCTCAAGTTTTTGAGGACGGAGCTTCCTGCTTCATGCTTGGCGGTTGCCGTTTTTTCCAAGTCCACAGGCTCAAACTGTAGTCCCTACAGCAATTTTCTTAATATTGATAGCGGCATTAATGTCTCTATCATGCGTATTTTTGCAATCAGGACATTGCCACTCTCTAATATCTAAACTTAATTCTTTAGTTTGTAACCACAAACGTTACAGGTTTTAGAGGAAGGTTCAAACATGCCTATTTTCAGTATAGTTTTTCCTACCCATTCAGCTTTGTACGTTAATTTCAGTACGAAAGAATACCATGCTGAATCACTGATAACCTGAGCTAATTTGTGGTTTTTCTTTAATCCTTTAATATTGAGAGTTTCAACGGCTATTGCCTGGTTTTCGCTGATTAACCGATTTGAAACTTTATGCTGGAAATCATGCTTTTGATTACTTATTTTTTCGTGGATTTTCGTAAGTTTATAGATTGCCTTTCTCCGGTTTTTTGAACCTTTAACTTTTCGTAAGTTTATAGATTGCCTTTCTCCGGTTTTTTGAACCTTTAACTTTCTTCGAAACTCTTCTTTGCAAACATTTCAATCTTTCAAGAGAGTTTTTCAGGAATTTTGGGTTATCAATTTTTTCTCCGGTAGAAAGAGTAGCGAAAGTCGTAACTCCTACATCTATTCCAATCAAGGTAGCATGAGAAAATTCTTGTTTTTCGGGAAGTTTTTCTCCATCATTTGTTAGAAAACTTATGTAGTATTTTCCTGTTGGTGTTCTGGATATAGTTATAGTTTTCAAACTTCCTTTGCTAATTTCCCTATGCATCTTAACCTTAATCCAACCAAACTTAGGCAACAAAACTTTGGAAATAGATGTATCAAGACTACAGTGTTGAGGAATCTGAAAGGAAAAATGGTGATCCTTTTTCTTTTTATTTTGAGGATACCCAAATCCAAAATTAAAGAAGTTTGTAAAAGCTTTATTCAGATTTCTACTTGCTTGTTGCAATGCTCCTGCATTAACTTCTTTCAACTAGGGATACACTTCTTTCAAAACTAAGAGGTGATTATTAAGGTCAAACTCCGAGAGACTTATTTTCAGTCGAATACCCCGCTAGCTTGCTGCGGGGATGAAAAACTTCCCCGGCAACCGTTAATAATAATATGATTTATCAATTCAATTTTTTGGTTGTTAACTCCTGCTCAAACTAAAGTGTTTATGGTTATTGTTTTCTTTAACGGAATTTGGAGCGGTGGCGCGAACATACCCCGTTGCTTGCGGCGGGGTGCGCCAGCGCAACTTTGATTATAGACAAAACGACAGCTATCAAAGTGTTTTTCCATAAGGGCTTTTTGCTCCTTATTAGGGTAAATTCGGTATATGTTGCCTCGAAACATCCTTATAATTTACGCTTTGTAACTATATGAAGATCTACGAAATTATTATCTTCGGATTGTGGGGAAGTTGACGCTCTCATCTCCCACCTGTCCAATCCGGTAGAACCGGATTGTCCGAGGAAGGAGTCTTCCCGCTTCGGGAGATAAAATAGGTGTAGCACCTAAAGTTTATTCCCCATAAATCAAAAAAATTCAGAGTAAAAAAGATAAGATTTCTGTTTATCTCAATAGATAGATCATTAATTTAGAATGATATACAGAAACTGATTACAGAATCTTACTCAAAAAGGACTTTGTCCTCTCGTTCCGGGCATTATGGAAGATTTCGTTGGGTGTGCCTTTTTCGACTATGATACCGTCGTCCATAAAGAGAACGCGGTCCCCAACTTCTCTGGCAAAACCCATTTCGTGAGTCACAACGATCATTGTCATACCTTCTTTTGCCAGGTCTTTCATGACGTTTAAGACTTCTCCGACCATTTCGGGATCAAGTGCAGAGGTGGGTTCGTCAAAGAGCATTACCTTAGGGCGCATGGCAAGGGCTCTTGCGATTGCAACCCTCTGCTGCTGGCCTCCGGAAAGGGAACTCGGGTACACATTTGCCTTGTCTTCGAGCCCTACTTTTGTCAGGAGGTCATGGGCGCGGTCGTAAGCTTCTTTTTCGGGAAGGCCACGGACCTTCATAGGGGCAATAGCTACGTTTTTAAGGGCGGTCATGTGGGGGAAGAGGTTGAAGCGCTGGAAGACCATTCCTACTTCCTCGCGGATTTTGTTGATATTCACTTTAGGGTCAGTGACCTTTTCCCCATCGATCCAGATGTCTCCCGATGTAGGGGTTTCAAGAAGGTTCAGGCAGCGGAGGAAGGTACTTTTTCCGGAACCTGAGGGACCTATCACGCAGACCACTTCGCTCTCTTCAATTTTTTCGGTAATTCCTTTAAGGACTTTCAGGCTTCCGAAATTTTTGTGGAGGTTATTCACTTCTATCACTTACGCCAAGCCTCCTTTCAATGTAATTAAGCACGCGGGAAATTCCCATGGTCAGGGCAAAGTACACAAGGGCAACTGAAATGTATGTCGGGAAAGCTGCAAAAGTCTTTGAAACGTAAAGCATACCGTTCTTGGAAAGCTCATGTACGCTGATGACTGCAAGCAGGGACGAATCTTTCAAAAGGGCTATAAATTCGTTTCCAAGGGGAGGGATAATCAGCCTTACAGCCTGTGGCATGATAACTTCCCTCATAGACTGTCCTTCTGTCATACCCAGGGAACGGGCGGCTTCCATCTGACCTCTGTCAATGGATTTGATGCCTGCACGTACAATCTCAGCATTGTAAGCCCCACTGTTGATACTGCATACGGCAATGCCCGCGATAATCGGGTCGATCCTGAACACATCTCCTGTAAGCCCGTTTATGAGGCCCGGGATGCCGTAGTAAAAAAGCAGGATCTGTACGAAAAGAGGGGTGCCCCGGATAAAATCGACATACATTGTACTTGGAATTTTGAAAATCGATCTTTTAGAGAGCTTTCCGAAAGCTGCAATTGTCCCCAGGATTAGCCCGAAAAATATCGCAAAGGTAGTGACCTCTATGGTGATTACCGCACCTCGCAACAAACTCGGAAACACATTAATAGCGTGTTCAAGGTAGGACGCTAAAAGAGACAAATTCTAACCTCTGTTATATATAATATATAAAACGGATTACTTTATATAAACAATTGATCTGTTGAAGATGTTTAGCTCAGACTTTCGCTCACAGTATACAACCATCCGGATACAACCGGAACGAGGGTTCCTCTTCAACAATAATCTCTGCAAATGGACTGCAGCAGCGCCTTTTGAGCGTGAAATTGTAAAGCCGAATCCAGTGCAAATACGCGTTTTACAGAAATATATAACTGAAAACACTTTTCCATTATATAAAACCAATCATTTGTAACAAAGATATCAGTGGATGTATTTTGGAGATGATGGATTGGATAATTCGAACAACCCGATAATCAAAAGGTTTGACATAATATTGAAGAAACATGATAAAAAATGAGCAGAACCAAAAAGAAAAGAGACAGGAGGGCAGCACAAAATGTGCTAGGCTCTCGAGGAAAATTAAGTTTACTCTTCCATGTAGGTTGGGAGTTTTGTCAAGAGTTCGTCGTACTTGCCGCTGGCTTTGACGTTCTCAAGACCGGCATTGATTTTGGTGAGGAGTTCGGTGTTGCCAGTGCGGACGGCAAAGCCATAGTCTTCACTGTTAAGGGGCTCACCAACGATCTTGATTACATCGGGCTGGGCTGCGATGAAAGCTTCCGTGACAGGCAGGTCATTGATCATTGCATCGGCACCGCCGATCTTGAGTTCTTCAATGGCTTCATTTACATGGGGGAAGTCCTTGATCTCAGCAATGATTCCGGCTTTCTGGAGCTCTTCTGCCTTCAGGAACCCGGTGGATCCGGTCTGGACAGCAACAATCTTGCCCTGCAGGTCGTCAACACTCTTAATGTTTTCATTGCCAGTGAGCACTGCAAGAGCCAGGCCTGCGTTGATATAAGATTCACTGAAGTCGACTTCTTTTTCACGCTCGTCGGTGATTGTCATGCCTGAGGCGATAATATCAACATTTCCGGTCTGGAGAGCCGGGATCAGGCCAGCAAAGTCCTGGTCAAGATACTCGACCTTAAAACCCTGGTCTTCAGCAATGGCATTCATGAGATCAACGTCAAAGCCGATCACATTTCCCCTTGAGTCCACAATTTCAAAGGGTGGGAACTGGGCTTCTGTTCCTACAATGTAAGTGGGCATTTCTCCGTCAGCAGAACGGAAAACAGCATCAGATCCATTTTCAACGGGGACGCTTTCTTTGGCGGCCCCTTCTGTTGCATTCTCTTTACTCTGCTCGGCACAGCCGGCTGCAAAGACAACAGTAGTAATTACAAGGAGCAGTGCAATGATCTTTAACAGTTTCTGCATATAAGTACCTCTAAAAACTTTTCCATAATATTGGGCATGTAAAATAATTAAACTTTTATAAATAGTAAGACAAAAGATTAATAGCTTTGGAGTTTAAATTAATTTCTTCAGATTGGAAAGTAAAACCTTTAAAAATAGAAGGGGAAATTAAAAAGAAAAGCCTGAAAGTTGATAACACTGAGTAAAACACTGAACATTGCGGCAGGGTGCAGCACCCGGTAAAAAACTGACATCTCTTTTGTACTATTCCCGGGGAAGGCAGATTCAATAAATTTACAAATATGTGTTTCCATTTATTCTTAGGGTCCACTGAAAAACTCTGTACGCACCCAAGGAGTAAAAGATTTATCTGGAAGCCTGCTCCTTCAAAAGGGTTCAGTGAGCCAATATTTACAATGTAGTCCCGGTTTTTGCATGGTTATGTCTGGCACTTCCATGTTTGTGACCGAAAAACAGAAGAAACACTCTGGGAAGAGATTTTAGAAAAAATACCTCATTGAAATTTTACACGGCTATAAACTGATTATACCCGGTATTTCAAAAAAAGAAATGTGTAGCCTTAAAAGGCTACGCAGATTGTTATTTACAAATTATACTGCTTATGCAGTGGTTTCTTCGGTAGGGACGTTTTCGTTAGCGTCTGTGACGTTAGCGACTGAAGCGTCAGTGAAGTTGTCATCAGTGACGTTTTCATCAGTGACGTTTTCATCAGTGACGTTTTCATCAGTGACGTTTTCATCAGTAACGTTTTCATCAGTGACGTTTTCATCAGTGACGTTTTCGTCAGCAACGTTTTCGTCAGAAATAACTTTCACTACTGTGGGTTCTTCAGGAGCAACGTCAGCTGAAGTTCCATTTTCAGTTATAGATTCATTTGCTACTACATTTCCATTGGGCGCTTCTTCTGTTGTGTTTGTTGGTGCAGTCTTGCTAGCACAGCCGGCTGCAAAGATAACAGTAGTAATTACAAGGAGCATTGCAATAATCTTAAACATTTTTTTCATTAATTTTACCTCTACTAGTAGTTCTCTTCCTTTTTATCTCATATAAAAACACGAAACTTTTATTGAGATATTTATGCATGAACCACCAATGACATTAAAACTTTTCGATTTGGTTAAAAAATAAGAGGACGAAGGGCAAAAGACCTCACTCATGAATGGGCAATATAGACTAAATGTAGAAATACATTTATACATATAAACTTTTATTGCATCAGGAGTTGATGGTTAAACTTATAATAAGCAAACATGTGTAAAATATATGGATGTGTTGAACAAACAAAAATCATCAGTCATCAGAAAATTATTAAAAGACATCACAATGTTCGTCCGGCGCGCAGCTGCAAAACTTTAAAACCACAAATGTAAAACTAATTAAAAAAGAAGTGCTGAGGATAAGCCCCTGAATAACTACAAAACCCTGAGAAGCTCTGGCAGAGCTCAAAAAGAATTCAAAAACTCCAGATTTATAGGATATGCCAGGCATGTAAAAAATGAAACCGAAGCAAAAGCTTTCATAAAAGAGATAAAAAAGCTGCATGAAGCTGCAAATCATAATGTTTCAGCCTATATTATAAAAGAAGAGGGTTCCTTTGCCCTCAGATACGATGACGACGGAGAACCTGCGGGCAGCTCCGGAAAACCCGTTTTTAAGGTTATAGAATCAAAAGGGCTCTGTAATGCAGCTGTGGTTGTGACCCGGTATTTTGGGGGAATAAAGCTGGGCTTTGGGGGGCTTTCCAGGGCGTACAGGGAAACCGCAATTTCAGCGATTGAAGAAGCAGGTACCATCGAGGTCTTTGAAGAGGTAAGGTTCAGGATACGTTTCGGATATCCTGAGATTCAAAAGATTAAGAATCTCATTGAGGAACACGGAAAAGTAGAGGAAAAAAAATATTCTGATGCAGTCGAATTTATTATCCTTATAAAAAAGAGTTTTGAAGAGAAATTTCGTGAAAAACTGGCAAAACTTACAAGAAATAAAGTTGAGCTTGAGAAGATTTAACTTAAAGAAGTGAAGCGGTTTAATTTTAAGAAGTAGGGCTAGATCTTGCATTGAGCTTAAGGGAAGTGTCTCTCAAATAAAGGAAACACTAAAACTGCAGGAAACCGCTAAAAACTATGGAAGATATACATTCTTTAGAGAATATCCAGCTATTGGAAATATTCTATGCCGGAAAATACATTAGCCGGAAAAAAATAAGAGGGTTAAACAGAAATTTAATTTGAAGTTGAAAGTATCTATACTCAAAAAACCCATATTGAAACTCAAGAGGGAATATTGGAAGTGGAATATTGAAGCACCATAAATTTTCAATAATACTGATTTCGGTTGTTTTATTCATGGTACTGAGCGCATGTGCAGGTTCCGCTGCAAGCGAGCCATTGAAAGGAACCGAGCAGGAAATTAACTCGGCTTTTAGCAACCAGGTCAGCCCTGTAATCTCAGGAGATCGCATTGTCTGGCAGGATGAACGGGAAGGAAACTGGGACATTTACATGTACGACATGTCCGTAGGAAGGACCGAATCTGCCCTTTTCAAGGACTCAAAAGACGAAATCGAACCGGCAATCTCAGGTAACCGCATCGTGGTCTCGGACAACAGGAAAGGCAACTATGATATTTATATGTATGATATAGGCACCAAGACTAAAACCCAGATTACTTCGGACAGGACAGACCAGAAAGAGTCAGCAATTTCAGGTGACATAATTGTCTGGACGGACCACAGGAATCAGGATACTGACATTTACATGTGTGATATTACCTCCAAAAAGGAAACCCAAATAACAACAGATAAGACAGACCAGAGCCAGCCTGCAATCTCAGGAAATATCATCGTCTGGAAAGATACGCGCAACGGTAATGACGATATTTACATGTACGATATCAGTACAGGCAAAGAAAGCTCTGTGGTTACGGACCCTGCAGGGCAGACAAACCCTGTCATTGAAGGAAACTACATTGTCTGGGAGGACAGGCGGGCCGGAAACCTTGACATCTACATGTACGACATTTCGAGCAAAAAAGAAATACCTGTTTGTATTGACCCAGCCCCACAGAAAACCCCTGCAATCTCGGACGGAAGAATAGTATGGGCTGACGGGAGGAGTAAGGGAACAAACATCTATATATACGACATAGCCATGGGGAAGGAAAATACAGTGTCCACAGCATCTGAATATGAAAGCAACCCTGCAATCGACGGCAACCGGATAGTCTGGCAGGACAAGCGCAAAGGCACCATGGACATCTTTATGTTCACACCGGACGCATCCGAAACAGGTGTAGCTGCCGAAGAAGATAAAGGGAATGAAGCGGGGTCAGGAGCAAAAGAATCACCTCTCGGCATCTATCCTGCGTCAGCTGCGGTTATAGCGGCTTACCTTATAGCCACTACAGGGAAAAGCAGGAAAAGAAAAATTTAACTCCTGCAAATTCGGATATCCGGCGAAAAAACAGATGCATATCCAATA is drawn from Methanosarcina lacustris Z-7289 and contains these coding sequences:
- a CDS encoding pyridoxal phosphate-dependent aminotransferase, whose amino-acid sequence is MFSINSDCILSKKSEDIPPFYVMEVLESAKALEAQGRHIIHLEVGEPDFPTAPNICEAACAAISQGLTKYTHSQGLLALREAIVESYHQKYGIDLDPNQVIVTSGTSPGLLIVFMALLEKRDEVIMSNPHYACYPNFVKYLGGTPIFVYTSEINGFVLEPKTVRQCLSPNTKAILINSPSNPGGHVMSPESLQGLAAIANEKGIPIVSDEIYQGLIYGGEDHSILEYTKNAFVLNGFSKLYAMTGWRLGYIICPPECVRAIQKIHQNFFICSNSFVQEAGIEALKGSQEHVAEMVRIYNVRRQYMLKRLLGMGFEVRKEPMGAFYVLADARKFSNDSLELSRRILNDAGVAVTPGIDFGNGAEGYLRFSYANSLENIAEGMNRLESFLEKELEGEE
- a CDS encoding zinc ribbon domain-containing protein produces the protein MWLQTKELSLDIREWQCPDCKNTHDRDINAAINIKKIAVGTTV
- a CDS encoding RNA-guided endonuclease TnpB family protein; protein product: MNLRKVKGSKNRRKAIYKLTKIHEKISNQKHDFQHKVSNRLISENQAIAVETLNIKGLKKNHKLAQVISDSAWYSFVLKLTYKAEWVGKTILKIGMFEPSSKTCNVCGYKLKN
- a CDS encoding RNA-guided endonuclease InsQ/TnpB family protein, yielding MKEVNAGALQQASRNLNKAFTNFFNFGFGYPQNKKKKDHHFSFQIPQHCSLDTSISKVLLPKFGWIKVKMHREISKGSLKTITISRTPTGKYYISFLTNDGEKLPEKQEFSHATLIGIDVGVTTFATLSTGEKIDNPKFLKNSLERLKCLQRRVSKKVKGSKNRRKAIYKLTKS
- a CDS encoding helix-turn-helix domain-containing protein gives rise to the protein MFRGNIYRIYPNKEQKALMEKHFDSCRFVYNQSCAGAPRRKQRGMFAPPLQIPLKKTITINTLV
- a CDS encoding amino acid ABC transporter ATP-binding protein, translating into MIEVNNLHKNFGSLKVLKGITEKIEESEVVCVIGPSGSGKSTFLRCLNLLETPTSGDIWIDGEKVTDPKVNINKIREEVGMVFQRFNLFPHMTALKNVAIAPMKVRGLPEKEAYDRAHDLLTKVGLEDKANVYPSSLSGGQQQRVAIARALAMRPKVMLFDEPTSALDPEMVGEVLNVMKDLAKEGMTMIVVTHEMGFAREVGDRVLFMDDGIIVEKGTPNEIFHNARNERTKSFLSKIL
- a CDS encoding amino acid ABC transporter permease, which translates into the protein MSLLASYLEHAINVFPSLLRGAVITIEVTTFAIFFGLILGTIAAFGKLSKRSIFKIPSTMYVDFIRGTPLFVQILLFYYGIPGLINGLTGDVFRIDPIIAGIAVCSINSGAYNAEIVRAGIKSIDRGQMEAARSLGMTEGQSMREVIMPQAVRLIIPPLGNEFIALLKDSSLLAVISVHELSKNGMLYVSKTFAAFPTYISVALVYFALTMGISRVLNYIERRLGVSDRSE
- a CDS encoding basic amino acid ABC transporter substrate-binding protein, producing MQKLLKIIALLLVITTVVFAAGCAEQSKENATEGAAKESVPVENGSDAVFRSADGEMPTYIVGTEAQFPPFEIVDSRGNVIGFDVDLMNAIAEDQGFKVEYLDQDFAGLIPALQTGNVDIIASGMTITDEREKEVDFSESYINAGLALAVLTGNENIKSVDDLQGKIVAVQTGSTGFLKAEELQKAGIIAEIKDFPHVNEAIEELKIGGADAMINDLPVTEAFIAAQPDVIKIVGEPLNSEDYGFAVRTGNTELLTKINAGLENVKASGKYDELLTKLPTYMEE
- a CDS encoding IMPACT family protein; this translates as MRSSGRAQKEFKNSRFIGYARHVKNETEAKAFIKEIKKLHEAANHNVSAYIIKEEGSFALRYDDDGEPAGSSGKPVFKVIESKGLCNAAVVVTRYFGGIKLGFGGLSRAYRETAISAIEEAGTIEVFEEVRFRIRFGYPEIQKIKNLIEEHGKVEEKKYSDAVEFIILIKKSFEEKFREKLAKLTRNKVELEKI